One segment of Chloroflexota bacterium DNA contains the following:
- a CDS encoding DUF1214 domain-containing protein → MSKQDSAAVAGGGQMSKDPRWISTSILHADDWAKGSAFALLDSSAWRSFADRLARLSDRVSSADIPSDLDRTEGYRYVAMLIRNALDMAIEDYDPDRPKVVWRTRRSKFGWDCADALYGAAIIRGGAAYRVTGKRGTVRFLGFQLMSGLRTLHNTHADELKIARDGSFEIIVSPKKHPGNWIPLSPETDGLFIRQFFYDWDRETLASLWIERIDKGKRNSPSGVMDPGSFAKRLDAVAGNVEANLDLWLNVALAQKQHYLNKFPEVPFGSTHIGGQKHQTAGTCYFKIADDEALLIEVKPPKAKYWSLHLGNVWLESLDYANHQSSLNGHQARLDRDGLFRAVVSKRDPGVPNWLDTVGRNEGTIIYRWNLADSLPVPAAKLIKFDDVRRHLPKDTPRVAPALRAQAVERRRRHVLRRFARPL, encoded by the coding sequence CCTGCTCGATAGCTCAGCCTGGCGCTCCTTCGCCGACCGCCTCGCCCGCCTCAGCGACCGCGTCTCCAGCGCCGATATCCCCAGCGACCTTGATCGCACCGAAGGCTACCGCTACGTCGCCATGCTCATCCGCAACGCCCTCGATATGGCCATCGAAGACTATGATCCTGATAGGCCCAAGGTCGTCTGGCGCACCCGCCGCAGCAAGTTCGGCTGGGACTGCGCCGATGCCCTCTACGGCGCGGCCATCATCCGGGGCGGCGCCGCCTATCGCGTCACCGGGAAGCGTGGCACCGTCCGCTTCCTCGGCTTTCAGCTCATGTCCGGCCTGCGCACGCTCCACAACACCCACGCCGACGAGCTGAAGATCGCCAGGGATGGCTCCTTTGAAATCATCGTCAGCCCCAAAAAGCATCCCGGGAACTGGATCCCTCTCTCGCCCGAGACCGACGGCCTCTTCATCCGGCAGTTCTTCTATGATTGGGATAGAGAGACCCTTGCCTCGCTCTGGATAGAGCGCATAGATAAAGGGAAGCGGAACAGCCCAAGCGGCGTGATGGACCCCGGTTCCTTCGCCAAGCGGCTCGATGCCGTCGCCGGGAACGTAGAGGCGAACCTAGACCTGTGGCTGAACGTCGCCCTCGCCCAGAAACAGCACTACTTGAACAAGTTCCCGGAGGTCCCCTTCGGCAGCACCCACATCGGCGGGCAGAAGCACCAGACCGCGGGGACCTGCTACTTCAAGATCGCCGACGACGAAGCGCTGCTTATAGAGGTCAAGCCTCCCAAGGCCAAGTACTGGAGCCTGCACCTCGGCAACGTCTGGCTTGAATCCCTCGATTACGCCAACCACCAGTCCAGCCTCAACGGTCACCAGGCCCGGCTCGATAGGGATGGCCTCTTCCGCGCCGTCGTCAGCAAGCGCGATCCCGGCGTCCCCAACTGGCTCGATACCGTCGGCCGCAATGAGGGCACCATCATCTACCGATGGAACCTCGCCGATAGCCTGCCTGTCCCTGCCGCCAAGCTCATAAAGTTCGATGACGTCCGGCGTCACCTTCCCAAAGACACGCCGCGCGTTGCCCCTGCCCTTCGCGCCCAGGCCGTCGAGCGCCGCCGCCGGCACGTCTTACGCCGCTTCGCTCGCCCGCTTTGA
- the mnmE gene encoding tRNA uridine-5-carboxymethylaminomethyl(34) synthesis GTPase MnmE has translation MYKDTIVAIATPPGHGAIGIVRFSGPEAWSIAGRLFSGRLDDHHVSHGYVRDPESQATIDEALATPMRGPHSYTGEDTVEISCHGSPVALQQVVGAALRLGARAADPGEFTLRAFLNGRIDLAQAESVLEIIQAQSEANLRLAVQGLRGRLSERIAAARERLLHVQAYLTACIDFPEDEVERQIEIKPRELLSEAKAELAALIASADSGMVYRQGVKTAIIGRPNVGKSSLLNRLLGEERAIVTAVPGTTRDTVEETATVQGIPFHLVDTAGMRATQDVVEGMGIERSRRAAERADLLLIVVDASAPLTKDDETLIAMGKGKRAIVAANKCDLPVQARLAELPQPVVKISALTRSGMEALHEAMVSAALGGSTPSADAPLVTNARHKAALERALAHTEAAERTLAERAPEDFATIDLAGALGALGEITGESATEELLDRIFAQFCIGK, from the coding sequence ATGTACAAGGACACCATCGTTGCCATCGCGACGCCGCCGGGGCATGGGGCCATCGGCATCGTGCGCTTCAGCGGGCCGGAGGCGTGGAGTATCGCTGGGCGGCTCTTCAGCGGACGGCTGGACGACCACCATGTCAGCCACGGCTACGTGCGCGACCCGGAGAGTCAGGCGACGATTGACGAGGCGCTGGCGACGCCGATGCGGGGGCCCCACAGCTACACGGGAGAAGACACCGTTGAGATCAGCTGTCACGGGAGCCCGGTGGCGCTGCAGCAGGTCGTTGGGGCGGCGCTGCGGCTAGGTGCCCGGGCGGCAGATCCAGGCGAGTTTACGCTGCGAGCCTTCCTAAACGGTCGCATAGACCTCGCGCAGGCGGAGTCGGTCCTGGAAATCATCCAGGCGCAGAGCGAGGCGAACCTGCGGCTGGCGGTGCAGGGGCTGCGAGGGCGGCTCTCCGAGCGCATCGCGGCGGCGCGGGAACGGCTTCTCCACGTGCAAGCCTACCTGACGGCATGCATTGACTTTCCCGAGGACGAGGTGGAGCGACAGATCGAGATCAAGCCGCGGGAGCTGCTGAGCGAGGCGAAGGCAGAGCTTGCGGCGCTGATCGCATCGGCGGATTCGGGGATGGTCTATAGGCAGGGCGTGAAGACGGCGATCATCGGCAGGCCGAACGTGGGCAAATCGAGCCTGCTGAACCGGCTCCTGGGAGAGGAGCGGGCGATCGTGACGGCGGTGCCGGGGACGACGCGGGATACGGTGGAGGAGACGGCGACGGTGCAAGGCATCCCATTCCACCTGGTGGACACAGCAGGGATGAGAGCGACGCAGGACGTGGTGGAGGGCATGGGCATCGAGCGGAGCAGGAGAGCGGCGGAAAGAGCCGACCTGCTGCTCATCGTGGTGGACGCCAGCGCGCCGTTGACGAAGGACGACGAGACGCTAATCGCGATGGGGAAAGGAAAGCGGGCGATCGTGGCGGCGAACAAGTGCGATCTGCCTGTACAGGCGCGGCTCGCAGAGTTACCACAGCCTGTGGTGAAGATTTCCGCGCTGACGAGGTCGGGAATGGAGGCGTTGCATGAGGCGATGGTGAGTGCGGCGCTGGGAGGCTCGACGCCATCAGCCGATGCGCCGCTGGTGACGAATGCGCGCCACAAGGCGGCGCTGGAGCGGGCGCTGGCGCACACGGAGGCGGCGGAGCGTACGCTGGCGGAGAGAGCGCCGGAGGACTTCGCGACGATCGACCTGGCAGGGGCGCTGGGGGCGCTGGGGGAGATCACCGGGGAATCGGCGACGGAGGAGCTGCTGGACAGGATCTTCGCGCAGTTCTGTATCGGGAAGTAG